The following coding sequences are from one Rathayibacter sp. SW19 window:
- the tpiA gene encoding triose-phosphate isomerase, which yields MATAVSGSGPKSVGRTPLIAGNWKMNLDHLQSIAFVQKLAWSLKDAAHDYDEVEVAVFPPFTDLRSVQTLVAADKLPLAFGAQDVSEHDAGAFTGEISAVFLAHLDCRYVIIGHSERRTLHHESDEAVATKVGAALKNGIVPVICVGETAEDLQTHGPSAVPVAQLTAALAQVTDASDIVVAYEPVWAIGSGQAATPDQAENVAAALRAVLGQEVGAGIAARTRILYGGSVKSGNIAGFMREPNIDGALVGGASLDVAEFGAIARFKKHVGL from the coding sequence ATGGCAACAGCAGTGAGCGGATCAGGGCCGAAATCGGTGGGGCGCACGCCGCTCATCGCAGGCAACTGGAAGATGAATCTCGATCACCTGCAGTCGATCGCATTCGTGCAGAAACTGGCGTGGAGTCTGAAAGACGCCGCACACGACTACGACGAGGTTGAAGTCGCGGTCTTCCCGCCGTTCACCGATCTGCGCAGCGTGCAAACGCTGGTCGCCGCGGACAAACTCCCACTCGCCTTCGGCGCCCAGGACGTTTCAGAGCACGATGCAGGCGCCTTCACCGGTGAGATCTCGGCCGTGTTCCTGGCCCATCTCGACTGCCGATATGTGATCATCGGCCATTCGGAGCGGCGAACGCTGCACCACGAGTCCGACGAGGCCGTCGCGACAAAAGTTGGCGCTGCACTGAAGAACGGGATCGTGCCGGTTATTTGCGTTGGTGAGACGGCAGAGGATCTGCAAACGCACGGCCCGAGTGCGGTGCCGGTCGCACAGCTCACAGCCGCGTTGGCACAGGTGACCGATGCTTCGGATATCGTCGTGGCATACGAGCCCGTTTGGGCGATCGGCTCCGGCCAGGCGGCGACCCCCGATCAAGCCGAGAACGTTGCGGCGGCACTGCGTGCGGTGCTTGGCCAAGAGGTCGGAGCCGGCATTGCGGCGCGCACACGCATCCTTTACGGCGGATCGGTCAAGTCTGGCAACATCGCCGGCTTCATGCGCGAGCCGAACATCGACGGCGCACTGGTCGGCGGTGCGAGCCTCGACGTCGCAGAGTTCGGCGCGATTGCACGTTTCAAGAAACACGTCGGGCTGTAG
- a CDS encoding phosphoglycerate kinase → MTLRTLDSLGSLAGKRVIVRCDLNVPLKDGVITDDGRVRASLPTLNALINQGARVVIISHLGRPDGVPDAQYSLAPVAQRLCELLGKPVTFAHDTVGSAAQDAVAGLADGDVALLENLRFNRGETAKDAEKRASFAAKLAAFGDAFVSDGFGVVHRKQASVYELAQALPSAAGQLIATELDVLNRLTASPEQPYTVVLGGSKVSDKLGVIGHLLPRVNTLLIGGGMMFTFLAAQGHAVGASLLEADQLETVRDYLTQAAALGVEIVLPTDVIVASRFGADAEHVVRSAEAIEDTAWGASGLGLDIGPETAATFATAIRASRTVFWNGPMGVFELAPFAEGTRAVADALTEVDGLSVVGGGDSAAAVRALGFADHQFGHISTGGGASLEFLEGKKLPGLEVLGWQQQ, encoded by the coding sequence GTGACGCTTCGCACTCTCGATTCACTGGGTTCGCTCGCCGGCAAACGCGTCATCGTCCGCTGTGACCTGAACGTCCCCCTCAAGGACGGCGTGATCACGGACGATGGCCGCGTGCGGGCGTCGCTGCCAACACTCAACGCGCTCATCAACCAGGGCGCGCGAGTGGTGATCATCTCGCACCTGGGACGACCGGACGGCGTGCCAGACGCCCAGTACAGCCTCGCGCCGGTGGCGCAGCGACTGTGCGAGCTGCTGGGCAAACCGGTCACTTTCGCGCACGACACCGTCGGCAGCGCAGCACAGGATGCCGTTGCCGGGCTCGCAGACGGCGACGTCGCGCTCCTGGAGAACCTCCGCTTCAACCGCGGCGAGACGGCGAAAGATGCGGAAAAACGCGCGTCATTCGCCGCCAAGCTCGCAGCGTTCGGCGACGCGTTCGTCTCTGATGGGTTCGGTGTCGTGCATCGCAAGCAGGCCAGCGTCTACGAGCTGGCGCAGGCGTTACCGAGCGCCGCCGGACAACTCATCGCGACGGAACTGGATGTGCTCAATCGCCTGACAGCTTCGCCGGAGCAGCCCTACACGGTCGTTCTCGGCGGCTCCAAAGTCTCAGACAAGCTCGGCGTCATCGGCCACCTGCTGCCGCGCGTGAACACGCTATTGATCGGCGGTGGCATGATGTTCACCTTCTTGGCAGCGCAAGGCCACGCGGTGGGCGCCAGCCTGCTCGAGGCAGACCAACTCGAGACCGTGCGCGACTATCTGACACAGGCCGCCGCTCTTGGCGTCGAGATCGTTCTGCCGACCGACGTCATCGTGGCGTCACGGTTCGGTGCGGATGCGGAACATGTGGTGCGCTCTGCAGAAGCAATCGAAGACACCGCGTGGGGGGCATCCGGGCTCGGACTCGATATCGGGCCGGAAACCGCGGCCACGTTCGCAACGGCGATTCGCGCGTCACGCACCGTCTTCTGGAACGGCCCGATGGGTGTCTTCGAACTGGCGCCGTTCGCAGAGGGCACGCGCGCCGTCGCAGACGCACTCACAGAGGTCGACGGCCTCAGCGTTGTCGGTGGCGGCGATTCCGCAGCGGCCGTGCGTGCACTCGGCTTCGCCGACCATCAGTTCGGCCATATTTCGACGGGCGGCGGTGCAAGTCTCGAGTTCCTCGAGGGCAAGAAGCTCCCAGGACTGGAGGTACTCGGATGGCAACAGCAGTGA
- the gap gene encoding type I glyceraldehyde-3-phosphate dehydrogenase, with translation MSVKIGINGFGRIGRNYFRAALAKGSNLEIVAVNDLTDNKSLAHLLKYDSITGRLDATVELEGDNIVVNGKPIKVLEERDPANLPWGELGVDIVIESTGRFTKSEDARKHITAGAKKVIISAPASGADVATLVLGVNEGTYDPATHDIISNASCTTNCLAPLAKVLLDNFGIERGLMTTVHAYTADQNLQDGPHSDLRRARAAAINIIPTSTGAAKALGLVIPELVGKLDGYALRVPVPTGSITDLTVELTKPVTVAEVNAAYKTAAEGSLKGILSYTEDPIVSSDIVSDPHSSIFDAGLTKVIGSQVKVASWYDNEWGYSNRLVDITEYVADRL, from the coding sequence GTGTCCGTCAAGATCGGCATCAACGGCTTCGGTCGTATTGGTCGTAACTACTTTCGCGCAGCCTTGGCAAAGGGCAGCAACCTCGAGATCGTTGCGGTCAACGACCTCACAGACAACAAGTCGCTCGCACACCTGTTGAAGTACGATTCGATCACTGGCCGTCTTGATGCAACCGTCGAGCTCGAGGGCGACAACATCGTCGTCAATGGCAAGCCGATCAAGGTTCTCGAAGAGCGCGACCCCGCGAATCTGCCATGGGGCGAACTTGGCGTCGACATCGTGATTGAATCGACGGGCCGCTTCACGAAGTCAGAAGATGCGCGCAAGCACATCACAGCCGGCGCGAAGAAGGTCATCATCTCGGCCCCTGCTTCCGGTGCGGATGTCGCGACACTGGTTCTGGGCGTCAACGAGGGCACATACGACCCCGCAACTCATGACATCATCTCGAATGCGTCGTGCACCACGAACTGCCTGGCCCCTTTGGCCAAGGTACTTCTCGACAACTTCGGCATCGAGCGTGGCCTCATGACCACAGTGCACGCATACACCGCCGACCAGAACCTTCAGGACGGCCCCCACAGCGATCTGCGTCGCGCCCGGGCCGCTGCCATCAATATCATCCCGACCTCGACCGGTGCCGCGAAAGCGCTCGGCCTTGTCATCCCAGAACTCGTCGGCAAACTCGACGGCTATGCGCTGCGCGTGCCGGTGCCGACCGGTTCGATCACAGACCTCACCGTCGAGTTGACCAAGCCGGTGACTGTCGCCGAGGTCAACGCGGCATACAAAACGGCAGCAGAGGGCAGCCTCAAGGGCATCCTCAGTTACACCGAAGACCCGATCGTCTCCAGTGACATCGTGTCCGACCCGCATTCGTCGATCTTTGACGCCGGCCTCACCAAAGTCATCGGATCGCAGGTGAAAGTCGCTTCGTGGTACGACAACGAGTGGGGCTACTCGAACCGGCTCGTCGACATCACCGAGTACGTGGCAGACCGCCTTTAG
- a CDS encoding superoxide dismutase translates to MADYTLAPLPYDYSALEPNISGRIMELHHDKHHQGYVTGANTALAKLAEARDADDFGNINKLQKDLAFNLAGHVNHTVFWNNLSPDGGDKPTGELAAAVDEFFGSFDKFRAQFTASALGIQGSGWSILAWDALGGKLIIEQLYDHQGNLATSTVPLLTLDMWEHAFYLDYVNVKADYVKAFWNIANWADVDKRFQAAREKTSGLLLLS, encoded by the coding sequence ATGGCTGACTACACACTCGCCCCCCTTCCCTACGATTATTCGGCTCTGGAGCCAAACATCAGTGGGCGCATCATGGAGCTTCACCACGACAAGCACCATCAGGGTTATGTCACCGGCGCCAACACGGCGCTGGCCAAGCTTGCGGAAGCCCGAGACGCTGACGACTTCGGAAACATCAACAAGCTCCAGAAAGACTTGGCCTTCAACCTGGCAGGTCATGTGAACCACACGGTGTTCTGGAACAACCTCTCGCCGGACGGCGGCGATAAGCCCACCGGCGAACTCGCGGCCGCAGTCGACGAATTCTTCGGATCCTTCGACAAGTTCCGTGCCCAGTTCACTGCGTCGGCACTCGGCATTCAGGGTTCCGGGTGGTCGATCTTGGCGTGGGACGCCCTGGGCGGCAAGCTCATCATCGAGCAGCTCTATGATCACCAGGGCAACTTGGCAACATCGACCGTGCCGCTGCTGACCCTCGACATGTGGGAGCACGCATTCTATCTCGACTACGTCAACGTCAAGGCCGACTATGTGAAGGCATTCTGGAACATCGCGAACTGGGCCGATGTCGACAAGCGGTTCCAGGCCGCACGTGAAAAGACATCCGGGCTGCTGCTACTGTCATAG